The Saxibacter everestensis genome has a window encoding:
- the pepN gene encoding aminopeptidase N, producing MSNSNLSRAEAAERSRILDIDSYHVALDLSEGRDPEETGYDSVTTIRFHATEAATTFIDLIAAEVRVVELNGKRLDPDAVFDGARITIPGIVQGENSLWVHARANYSRTGEGLHRFVDPADGETYLYTQFEPTDARRVFANFDQPDLKARFSFTIVAPDDWLVLSNSAAPEPQRVTNATAAWEFPATERLSSYITCIAAGPWTRFTDTWTSTTSDGQQLSIELGATVRASLAKYLDADEIFEVTKAGMQFFHGAFDYPYPWGKYDQLFAPEYNLGGMENPGLVTFAESFVFHSTATEADRERRANVIMHEMAHMWFGDLVTMQWWDDLWLKESFADYMGSLAVAEATRWKNSWVTFANRRKAWAYKQDQLPTTHPIVADIPDVEAAKLNFDGITYAKGAAVLKQLVSFVGREAFFSGARQYFRDHAFGNTTLVDFLKAMEHGAGDRDVREWADSWLQTAGTSTLIPEISTDDAGVITSFVIRQEAVDPTTGEDAPRPHRIAIGFYELVRNELRRTHRSEVDIAGPYTEIPDLSDRKRPALVIVNDDDLTFAKVRLDDQSLGTVRRHLFRLTATMPRALIWSILWNATRDAVLPAGDFLELADRHLVHETDPSLLATVQDQVIQAIDHFVPREFHLDAVDNTLCSALDALSTAQPGSDRQLDTMLFVIRLTGRVPSGAGYGATGATSGSAETPAITASRTLLQALLRLPIDADAGAGRETTALAGLKVDTELRWAALTALTATGYADLDDIAAERAEDSTSSGEQHAVRARASRPLPIVRSRAWSAAVEHDTLSNDLLSATISGFVHPAGWHLIQDYVGRYFDMLEPVWSSRSIEISRRLVAGLFPHWAADKARAAHRAQSWLDGHQEAPAGLRRLIIEGRDELERAQRAAQ from the coding sequence GTGAGCAATTCAAATCTGAGCCGAGCAGAAGCCGCTGAGCGGAGTCGGATCCTCGACATCGACAGCTACCACGTCGCCCTCGATCTCAGTGAAGGCCGTGACCCCGAAGAGACCGGCTATGACTCGGTCACCACGATCCGCTTCCACGCCACGGAGGCCGCGACCACGTTCATTGACCTGATTGCGGCGGAGGTACGGGTCGTCGAACTCAATGGGAAGCGGCTTGATCCGGATGCCGTCTTCGACGGAGCGCGGATCACCATCCCCGGCATCGTGCAGGGCGAGAACTCCCTGTGGGTGCACGCCCGGGCCAATTACTCACGCACCGGCGAAGGCCTGCACCGCTTCGTCGACCCGGCAGACGGCGAGACCTATCTATACACGCAGTTCGAACCGACAGACGCGCGCCGGGTGTTCGCGAATTTCGACCAGCCTGACCTCAAGGCCCGGTTCAGCTTCACCATCGTCGCTCCCGACGACTGGCTGGTGCTGTCGAATTCGGCCGCCCCGGAGCCCCAGCGCGTCACCAACGCCACTGCTGCCTGGGAATTCCCGGCGACAGAACGCCTGTCCAGCTACATCACCTGTATCGCCGCCGGGCCGTGGACACGTTTCACCGATACCTGGACGTCGACCACGTCGGACGGCCAGCAGCTGTCGATCGAACTGGGTGCCACGGTCCGCGCGTCGCTGGCGAAATACCTCGATGCAGATGAGATCTTCGAGGTGACGAAGGCTGGAATGCAGTTCTTCCATGGTGCTTTCGACTACCCCTACCCCTGGGGCAAGTACGATCAGCTGTTCGCCCCGGAATACAACCTCGGCGGGATGGAAAATCCGGGACTGGTGACGTTTGCCGAGAGCTTTGTCTTTCATTCGACCGCCACCGAGGCCGATCGGGAACGCCGGGCCAACGTGATAATGCACGAAATGGCGCACATGTGGTTCGGCGATCTGGTCACGATGCAATGGTGGGACGACCTGTGGCTCAAGGAGTCCTTCGCCGACTACATGGGTTCGCTGGCAGTTGCGGAAGCCACCAGGTGGAAAAATTCCTGGGTCACCTTCGCCAACCGTCGCAAGGCCTGGGCGTATAAACAGGACCAGCTGCCGACGACACATCCGATCGTCGCCGACATTCCGGATGTCGAGGCGGCGAAGCTGAATTTCGATGGCATCACCTACGCAAAGGGAGCCGCCGTCCTCAAACAGCTGGTCAGCTTTGTTGGCCGGGAGGCCTTCTTCTCCGGTGCCCGGCAGTATTTCCGCGACCATGCATTCGGGAACACTACGCTGGTCGACTTCCTGAAGGCGATGGAACACGGCGCGGGTGACCGGGACGTTCGTGAATGGGCGGACTCCTGGCTGCAGACCGCCGGAACCTCAACTTTGATCCCGGAGATATCCACCGACGATGCCGGCGTGATCACATCTTTCGTGATCCGCCAGGAAGCGGTGGACCCCACCACCGGCGAAGACGCTCCGCGGCCGCACCGGATCGCCATTGGCTTCTACGAACTGGTTCGAAACGAGCTTCGCCGGACACACCGTTCCGAGGTGGATATTGCCGGGCCGTACACCGAGATTCCCGACCTGAGCGACCGCAAACGACCCGCGCTCGTCATCGTCAATGACGACGATCTGACGTTCGCCAAGGTTCGGCTCGACGATCAATCGCTTGGCACCGTCCGACGACATCTGTTCCGGCTGACCGCGACAATGCCGCGGGCCCTGATCTGGTCGATCCTGTGGAACGCGACCAGGGACGCGGTGCTTCCGGCCGGAGACTTCCTCGAGCTGGCAGATCGGCACCTGGTGCACGAAACGGATCCGAGTCTGCTCGCCACCGTGCAGGATCAGGTGATTCAGGCAATCGATCATTTCGTGCCCCGCGAGTTCCACCTCGATGCCGTCGACAACACGCTCTGCAGCGCTCTCGATGCGCTGTCCACCGCGCAGCCTGGATCAGACCGGCAGCTCGACACCATGCTTTTCGTCATCCGGCTTACCGGCAGGGTGCCATCCGGCGCCGGCTATGGGGCAACCGGTGCGACGTCCGGTAGTGCGGAGACCCCTGCAATAACAGCTTCCCGGACGCTGCTGCAGGCGCTGCTCAGGTTGCCGATCGATGCGGACGCCGGCGCTGGCCGGGAGACCACGGCGCTCGCCGGGCTGAAGGTCGATACCGAGCTGCGCTGGGCGGCGCTGACCGCGCTTACCGCGACCGGATACGCGGACCTGGACGATATCGCGGCCGAACGGGCCGAGGACAGCACCAGCTCGGGTGAACAGCATGCGGTGCGCGCCCGGGCAAGCCGGCCGTTGCCCATCGTCCGCTCGCGTGCCTGGTCGGCGGCGGTCGAACACGACACGCTGAGCAATGACCTGCTTTCGGCAACGATCTCGGGATTCGTGCATCCGGCGGGGTGGCATCTGATCCAGGACTACGTCGGACGATACTTCGACATGCTGGAACCCGTATGGTCAAGCCGCAGCATCGAGATCTCCCGCCGTCTCGTCGCCGGGCTTTTTCCGCACTGGGCAGCCGACAAGGCCCGCGCTGCGCATCGGGCGCAGTCCTGGCTGGACGGCCACCAGGAAGCACCCGCTGGGCTGCGCCGGCTGATCATCGAAGGCCGCGATGAGCTTGAACGGGCGCAACGAGCGGCGCAGTAG
- a CDS encoding DUF2516 family protein, translating into MIGQAQSWLFLILAFVLFAVEVFALVEALRHSKDSYVSAGKRTKTFWASIVGAATLIGFLGLPFSGVSLQVLGILSIVGFVAAAVFLADVRPALRAVGGKGRSRDRNQGPYGGW; encoded by the coding sequence ATGATTGGTCAAGCGCAATCCTGGTTGTTTCTGATCCTTGCATTCGTGCTGTTCGCCGTCGAGGTCTTCGCCCTGGTCGAAGCACTCCGGCACAGTAAGGACAGCTACGTGAGCGCGGGCAAGCGGACCAAGACGTTCTGGGCATCGATTGTGGGTGCCGCAACTTTGATCGGATTTCTCGGGTTGCCGTTCAGCGGGGTGTCGCTGCAGGTGCTTGGCATCCTGAGCATCGTCGGCTTCGTCGCTGCCGCCGTTTTCCTTGCCGATGTCCGTCCTGCGCTACGCGCCGTCGGCGGCAAGGGGCGTAGCCGGGACAGAAATCAGGGGCCGTACGGCGGCTGGTAG
- a CDS encoding YbjN domain-containing protein encodes MTEASVDPAEADGVVRAWAQDAGIDIECTADGSMVVQLPGERKLKTTVAVKIGDYSVRFMAFVIRKPDERHQEFYRWLLERNGRVHGAAFMIDSLGDVFLMAELPKAALTVDVCDQLMGELLSQADGSFNELLTIGFLSSMQREWDWRISRGESTRNLSAFEHLLRRPSENGGGEGE; translated from the coding sequence ATGACTGAGGCTTCCGTTGACCCGGCAGAAGCCGATGGCGTGGTCAGAGCCTGGGCTCAGGATGCCGGCATCGATATCGAATGCACGGCCGACGGCAGCATGGTTGTGCAGCTGCCGGGGGAACGCAAGCTGAAGACCACTGTCGCCGTGAAGATCGGCGACTACTCGGTACGGTTCATGGCGTTCGTTATCCGTAAGCCGGACGAACGCCATCAGGAGTTCTATCGCTGGTTGCTCGAGCGGAATGGCAGGGTGCACGGCGCAGCCTTCATGATCGATTCGCTGGGCGACGTCTTCCTCATGGCCGAATTGCCGAAAGCGGCGCTCACCGTGGACGTGTGCGATCAGTTGATGGGGGAGCTGCTCAGTCAGGCTGACGGCTCGTTCAATGAGTTGCTCACCATTGGATTCCTCTCCTCGATGCAGCGGGAGTGGGACTGGCGGATATCCCGCGGCGAGTCGACCAGGAATCTCAGCGCCTTCGAGCATTTGCTACGCCGGCCGTCGGAGAACGGTGGCGGCGAAGGGGAGTGA
- a CDS encoding alpha/beta fold hydrolase yields MSDAILSTPAFVEQYGTGKPVTLFAHGFGGSIRDTRPFGTGVSGTRAFMHFRGHGGRPAPSSRWTYEELAGELRAAADGVEATRALGVSMGAGALARMLADSPDRFEKAAFVLPAVLDGTTRSAGRTRMMSRVDRMVELAARHDTAGIAQQLALREPEEVRAVPAAQAWFEHQAELIVNSDARFGLTLPSERAVDSAAALGAVQARTLVLTHEDDEAHPVEVAEAYAAALPNAELVVLPAGSILWLGRSKIREIINGFLND; encoded by the coding sequence ATGTCTGACGCCATTTTGAGCACGCCCGCGTTCGTGGAGCAGTACGGAACGGGTAAACCGGTCACCCTGTTCGCCCACGGTTTCGGTGGATCGATTCGGGACACGCGACCGTTTGGCACCGGAGTCTCCGGCACACGCGCCTTCATGCATTTTCGTGGCCATGGCGGACGGCCCGCCCCGAGTTCGCGATGGACGTACGAAGAGCTTGCGGGTGAGTTGCGCGCCGCAGCCGATGGCGTCGAAGCAACCCGGGCGCTGGGCGTCTCGATGGGAGCCGGTGCGCTGGCCCGGATGCTCGCCGACTCGCCGGATCGTTTCGAGAAGGCCGCCTTCGTGCTCCCTGCCGTGCTGGACGGCACAACCCGCAGCGCTGGGCGTACCCGGATGATGTCGCGGGTCGATCGAATGGTCGAGCTCGCGGCGCGGCATGACACCGCCGGGATCGCGCAGCAACTCGCCTTGCGGGAGCCGGAGGAAGTCCGGGCCGTGCCTGCAGCCCAAGCCTGGTTTGAGCATCAGGCCGAACTCATCGTTAACAGCGACGCGCGCTTCGGCCTGACCCTGCCGAGCGAGCGTGCGGTAGATTCCGCTGCCGCACTTGGCGCGGTACAGGCGAGGACTCTCGTCCTCACGCACGAGGATGATGAAGCGCACCCGGTCGAAGTAGCCGAGGCCTACGCTGCGGCATTGCCGAATGCAGAGCTGGTTGTGCTGCCCGCCGGATCTATTTTGTGGCTCGGACGAAGCAAAATCCGCGAAATCATCAACGGGTTCCTCAACGATTAA
- a CDS encoding LLM class flavin-dependent oxidoreductase yields MSHDEVRKNPLKLSALDLVPVRTDQTTGSALAASVDVAQAADAAGYTRYWVAEHHNMPAVAATSPPVVISHLAARTERIRVGSGGVMLPNHAPLAVAEQFALLEAAYPDRIDLGIGRAPGSDPVTSMALRGHVGQGTDQDPVQKFPEYVADVIALMSARGVNVPMRGGSNYVLRATPNAVSEPKVWLLGSSGYSAQLAAANGMPYVFAHHFAGQGTAAALQAYRSQFRPSDLAARPTTFLTVNAVVAESDDEARELALPQLQAMARLRSGEPLQPLALVQDAADTSLPAQQLALIEGMRQHWIIGTPSNAAGQLRQLAKTFGVDEVMVNPVASAHRGEPADSAEARVQTLRLLGKELL; encoded by the coding sequence GTGAGTCATGACGAAGTTCGGAAGAACCCCCTGAAACTTTCCGCCCTCGATCTTGTGCCGGTGCGCACGGACCAGACCACCGGCTCGGCGCTCGCCGCCTCGGTGGATGTGGCACAGGCGGCCGATGCTGCCGGTTACACCCGGTATTGGGTGGCGGAGCATCACAATATGCCGGCGGTTGCGGCTACGTCGCCTCCGGTGGTGATCTCGCATCTGGCCGCGCGCACCGAACGCATCCGGGTCGGCTCGGGCGGCGTCATGCTGCCCAATCACGCCCCGCTCGCGGTTGCGGAACAGTTCGCGTTGCTCGAGGCCGCTTACCCGGACCGGATCGATCTGGGCATCGGTCGCGCACCGGGGAGTGATCCGGTGACCTCGATGGCGCTCCGAGGGCACGTGGGCCAAGGCACCGACCAGGACCCTGTGCAGAAGTTTCCCGAGTACGTCGCGGACGTGATAGCGCTGATGAGCGCGCGCGGCGTCAACGTGCCGATGCGTGGCGGATCGAACTACGTCCTGCGCGCGACGCCGAACGCGGTGTCGGAACCGAAGGTATGGCTGCTCGGCTCATCCGGCTATTCCGCGCAGCTCGCAGCGGCTAACGGGATGCCATACGTCTTCGCCCATCACTTTGCCGGCCAGGGAACCGCGGCGGCGCTGCAGGCCTACCGCAGCCAGTTCCGGCCGAGCGACCTGGCAGCGCGGCCGACGACGTTCCTGACGGTCAACGCGGTCGTCGCCGAAAGCGACGATGAGGCACGCGAACTTGCGCTTCCGCAATTGCAGGCAATGGCCAGGTTGCGCAGCGGCGAGCCACTCCAACCGCTGGCCCTCGTGCAGGACGCAGCCGACACATCGTTGCCGGCGCAGCAACTGGCGTTGATCGAAGGAATGCGACAGCACTGGATCATCGGCACGCCGTCCAATGCGGCAGGCCAGCTGCGGCAGCTCGCCAAAACCTTCGGGGTCGACGAGGTGATGGTCAATCCAGTCGCCTCGGCTCACCGCGGTGAACCGGCTGACTCCGCGGAAGCGAGGGTGCAGACTCTGCGTTTGCTCGGCAAGGAACTGCTTTAA
- a CDS encoding glycosyltransferase produces the protein MHVAILSIHTAPLNQPGSGDAGGLNVYVVQLAKQLVASGVKVEIFTADHDPDHDDSFEFLPGACVHQVRPPGEGPFDKATLAMHTAEIADAIGAHPAMRGVDVIHSHYWISGVVGLLLGLELRIPLVLTMHTLARVKNRDLRVDEEPENRISWEERLVAESSFLIANTRREAQDLVELYGADPNRLAIATPGVDHEIFRPASRAEARTELGLNARDLIVLFVGRIQYLKGPQILIDAVAELRDQEPDLASRVSVAMLGGRSGESEDGLADLGKRAAELGLAESVIFCPPVPPAELARWYAASDVSAVPSRSESFGLVAAEAGACGLPVIAAAVGGLSEVVDDGVSGVLVDSHQPTAWAKALRRVLSDDDLRAEMGRSALEHVAQFSWQATADRTLEVYRLAVERND, from the coding sequence GTGCACGTCGCCATTCTGTCAATCCACACGGCCCCGCTGAATCAACCAGGATCCGGCGACGCTGGCGGGCTCAACGTCTACGTCGTCCAGCTGGCGAAACAGCTGGTGGCGTCGGGCGTCAAAGTGGAGATCTTCACCGCGGACCATGATCCCGACCATGACGACAGCTTTGAATTCCTCCCGGGGGCCTGCGTCCATCAGGTCCGACCGCCCGGCGAGGGCCCATTCGACAAGGCGACCCTCGCCATGCACACCGCCGAAATCGCCGACGCCATCGGCGCTCACCCAGCGATGCGCGGGGTCGACGTCATCCACTCACACTATTGGATTTCCGGTGTGGTCGGATTGTTGCTCGGGCTGGAACTTAGGATTCCGCTCGTGCTCACCATGCACACCCTGGCCAGGGTGAAGAACCGCGACCTGCGGGTCGATGAGGAGCCCGAGAACCGGATCAGCTGGGAGGAACGTCTCGTTGCCGAGTCGTCGTTCCTGATCGCCAACACGAGACGAGAGGCCCAGGATCTCGTAGAGCTCTACGGCGCGGATCCCAACCGGCTCGCAATAGCCACGCCGGGCGTCGATCACGAGATATTCCGGCCCGCGTCCCGAGCGGAGGCACGCACCGAGCTCGGCCTGAATGCGCGTGATCTGATCGTGCTTTTCGTCGGCCGGATTCAGTACCTCAAAGGCCCGCAGATCCTGATCGATGCCGTCGCCGAGCTGCGGGACCAGGAACCGGATCTGGCCAGCCGAGTCTCTGTTGCCATGCTGGGAGGCCGGAGCGGCGAGTCCGAGGACGGGCTGGCCGACCTGGGCAAACGTGCCGCCGAGCTGGGCCTGGCCGAGTCGGTCATTTTTTGTCCTCCGGTTCCGCCGGCAGAACTCGCTCGGTGGTACGCGGCCTCCGACGTATCGGCGGTGCCTTCGCGCAGCGAATCTTTTGGTCTGGTCGCCGCGGAAGCCGGAGCCTGCGGGCTCCCGGTGATTGCGGCGGCAGTCGGCGGCTTGAGCGAGGTGGTCGACGACGGTGTCAGCGGTGTGCTGGTCGATTCACATCAGCCAACCGCCTGGGCAAAAGCCTTGCGCCGGGTGTTAAGTGACGACGACCTGCGTGCCGAGATGGGCCGGTCCGCGTTGGAACACGTCGCGCAGTTCAGCTGGCAGGCAACGGCCGACCGCACTCTCGAGGTGTACCGATTGGCGGTGGAGCGTAATGACTGA
- the phoU gene encoding phosphate signaling complex protein PhoU produces the protein MREVFRQDLQQIADLLTQMATLVRSAIGNANQALNQVDLQLAERVIEEDVRIDELQQELDELAINVLARQAPVAGDLRNVVAALRMSASVERMGDLARHVAQLVRIRYPEHAIPEQVRPIFVEMGQYAEKIADATIELLESRGLDQVPAINEVDEKLDDLHRSVFQAVAANWDGSGESAIDVALASRYYERFGDHAVSVSKKVEYLLTGDW, from the coding sequence GTGCGCGAAGTGTTTCGCCAGGATCTTCAGCAGATCGCCGATCTGCTTACCCAGATGGCAACTCTGGTCCGGTCGGCCATAGGAAATGCCAATCAGGCTTTGAACCAGGTCGACCTTCAACTTGCCGAGCGGGTCATCGAAGAAGACGTCCGGATCGACGAACTGCAGCAGGAACTCGACGAGCTAGCGATCAATGTCCTTGCACGCCAGGCCCCGGTGGCCGGCGACCTGAGAAACGTCGTCGCGGCCCTGCGGATGTCGGCCTCGGTCGAACGAATGGGTGACCTCGCCAGGCACGTGGCCCAACTTGTTCGGATCCGCTACCCGGAACATGCCATCCCTGAGCAGGTGCGGCCGATCTTCGTCGAGATGGGCCAATACGCCGAGAAGATCGCCGATGCCACGATCGAACTTCTGGAAAGCCGGGGCCTCGATCAGGTGCCGGCGATTAACGAGGTCGACGAGAAACTCGACGACCTGCACCGGTCAGTCTTCCAGGCCGTCGCGGCGAACTGGGACGGTAGCGGCGAAAGCGCTATCGATGTCGCCCTGGCCAGCCGGTACTACGAGCGCTTCGGCGACCACGCTGTGTCGGTATCGAAGAAGGTCGAGTACCTACTGACCGGCGACTGGTAA
- a CDS encoding phosphoglyceromutase, whose amino-acid sequence MTEAPYTLILLRHGESDWNQKNLFTGWVDVPLTEKGKAEGARAGQLLAENDLLPDVVHTSRMQRAIATANLALDVADRSWIDVKRSWRLNERHYGALQGKNKKETLDEFGEEQFMLWRRSYDTPPPPLDDADEFSQVSDPRYQNLFEALPRTECLKDVVVRMLPYWFDSIVPDLLLGRTVLVTAHGNSLRALVKHLDDISDADITGLNIPTGIPLLYQLDAELKPLAASRYLDPEAAEAAIGQVANQGR is encoded by the coding sequence ATGACTGAAGCGCCGTACACCCTCATCCTGCTCCGCCATGGCGAGAGCGACTGGAACCAGAAGAACCTCTTCACCGGATGGGTCGACGTACCCCTGACCGAAAAGGGAAAGGCCGAGGGCGCCCGGGCGGGCCAGCTGCTGGCCGAGAACGACCTGCTGCCGGATGTCGTCCACACCTCGCGGATGCAGCGGGCGATCGCCACGGCGAACCTGGCCCTCGACGTCGCGGACCGGTCCTGGATCGACGTCAAGCGGTCTTGGCGGTTGAACGAGCGGCATTACGGCGCCCTGCAGGGAAAGAACAAGAAGGAGACGCTGGATGAGTTCGGCGAGGAGCAGTTCATGCTCTGGCGTCGCTCCTACGACACCCCGCCGCCGCCCCTCGATGACGCCGACGAGTTCTCGCAGGTCAGTGACCCGCGGTACCAGAACCTGTTCGAGGCGCTCCCGCGCACCGAGTGCCTGAAGGACGTAGTTGTGCGGATGCTGCCGTACTGGTTCGATTCAATCGTCCCGGACCTGCTGCTCGGCCGCACGGTTCTGGTCACAGCCCACGGCAACTCGCTGCGCGCCCTGGTCAAGCATCTGGACGACATCAGCGACGCCGACATCACCGGGCTGAACATCCCGACCGGGATCCCATTGCTCTACCAACTCGACGCCGAGCTGAAGCCGCTGGCCGCGAGCCGCTACCTCGATCCGGAAGCCGCGGAAGCGGCGATCGGCCAGGTCGCTAACCAGGGCCGCTGA
- a CDS encoding class I SAM-dependent methyltransferase — MQKLPRVSSPLGAITRGTTNPNRLRRIDRWMVSQLELRLRSRPSALVVDLGYGSSGVTPAELRSRLAKVDARCRVLGLEIDPARVASAQPWAGPQLSFAVGGFEISTPGGEHPLAIRAYNVLRQYGETEVSAAWRRMYESLAPGGLLVEGTCDELGRRCCWLAFEKPEAAAGGAATHSIATDISVDLQPSTFTISVDVNDLAQPSDVAARLPKALIHRNTPGYQVHEFLLRLDAAWYEAAAWEGYGRRQRWIRMCHSLKEQGMQVVSGKARWRLGELTVAWSEVADRSMAEPAMSSREQAATTNDATGYNQGALIQSSGN, encoded by the coding sequence GTGCAAAAGCTCCCCCGTGTCTCGTCTCCGCTGGGAGCGATCACCCGCGGCACAACCAATCCAAACCGGCTTCGCCGGATCGACCGATGGATGGTTTCGCAACTGGAATTGCGCCTCCGCTCGCGCCCGTCGGCGCTCGTTGTGGACCTGGGCTACGGCTCTTCGGGCGTCACGCCTGCCGAACTACGAAGCCGGCTGGCGAAAGTCGACGCACGATGCCGGGTACTTGGGCTGGAGATCGACCCTGCCAGAGTGGCGTCGGCTCAACCCTGGGCCGGGCCGCAACTATCTTTTGCGGTCGGCGGCTTCGAGATCAGCACGCCAGGCGGCGAACACCCGCTGGCGATCCGGGCTTACAACGTGCTGCGACAGTACGGCGAGACAGAAGTATCGGCGGCCTGGCGGCGGATGTACGAATCCCTCGCGCCCGGAGGCCTCCTGGTGGAGGGCACCTGTGACGAGCTCGGACGGCGCTGCTGCTGGCTGGCCTTCGAAAAGCCGGAAGCTGCCGCGGGTGGCGCCGCAACCCACTCGATTGCTACCGATATCTCGGTTGACCTGCAGCCGAGCACGTTCACGATCTCGGTCGACGTCAACGACCTGGCGCAACCCTCCGATGTGGCGGCGCGGCTGCCGAAGGCGCTGATTCACCGCAACACTCCCGGCTATCAGGTGCACGAATTCCTTCTGCGTCTTGACGCAGCCTGGTATGAAGCCGCGGCCTGGGAAGGCTACGGACGGCGTCAACGCTGGATTCGGATGTGCCACTCGCTCAAGGAGCAAGGGATGCAGGTCGTCAGCGGCAAGGCCCGGTGGCGACTCGGCGAGCTGACAGTTGCCTGGTCGGAGGTCGCCGACCGGTCGATGGCGGAACCAGCCATGTCATCCCGCGAGCAAGCGGCGACCACTAACGACGCGACCGGATACAACCAGGGAGCACTCATCCAATCGTCGGGGAACTAG
- a CDS encoding FUSC family protein, with protein sequence MSTSSTQFYQAYRQALLVLKNRWRQGIRRIQGRFGQLLQAALAATCAYAFAVFVLGHQYPFLAAVAAAVGVGVVADLRVRRAIEFSIGAVLGVTVGEVMVHLLGTGVWQIFVVMMLTFLVAQMLNSGALFTMQFGIQSIYVVVVPATTGSAPFERTQDAVVGGVVALLVAGLMPRDPRREPRRNASALLREIAEILDELSDAARRSDPHAAERALTRGRDSQGLVENWEKSAKIAQEAARISPAQRRHAAEVSRLARACEYADRAMRLVRVVARRMQSAAAEGVPRPKLADAVSTMAEGARELNQALLKGSSREEAQRILSEAAAILDPRNLTVKDLQGDSLVLLLRPMAVDLLQAAGLTSSAAVKRLPDL encoded by the coding sequence GTGAGCACTTCGTCGACCCAGTTCTACCAGGCCTACCGGCAGGCGCTGCTGGTGCTGAAAAACCGCTGGCGGCAGGGAATCCGCAGAATCCAGGGCCGGTTCGGGCAGCTACTGCAGGCCGCGCTGGCTGCCACGTGCGCTTACGCCTTCGCCGTTTTTGTGCTGGGACACCAGTACCCATTCCTCGCGGCGGTTGCCGCCGCAGTCGGTGTCGGCGTGGTTGCCGATCTTCGGGTGCGCCGGGCGATCGAGTTCAGCATCGGCGCCGTGCTTGGAGTGACTGTTGGCGAGGTGATGGTCCACCTGCTCGGCACCGGGGTCTGGCAGATATTCGTCGTCATGATGCTTACCTTCCTGGTTGCCCAGATGCTCAACAGCGGCGCGCTGTTCACCATGCAGTTCGGCATCCAGTCGATCTACGTCGTCGTGGTGCCGGCAACTACGGGCAGTGCACCGTTCGAACGGACACAGGATGCCGTGGTCGGCGGCGTCGTCGCCCTCCTGGTGGCGGGCCTGATGCCGCGTGATCCCCGGCGTGAACCACGACGAAACGCTTCAGCGCTGTTGCGTGAGATCGCGGAGATCCTGGACGAGCTGTCGGACGCCGCCCGTCGCTCCGACCCGCATGCCGCCGAGCGGGCACTGACCCGGGGCCGGGATAGCCAAGGGCTGGTGGAGAACTGGGAGAAGTCGGCCAAGATCGCGCAGGAGGCGGCCAGGATATCGCCGGCTCAGCGACGGCATGCCGCGGAAGTCAGCCGTCTGGCCCGGGCGTGCGAGTACGCGGATCGGGCCATGCGGCTTGTCCGGGTGGTCGCCCGACGGATGCAGAGCGCGGCGGCCGAAGGCGTGCCGCGACCCAAACTGGCAGACGCCGTCAGCACAATGGCCGAAGGTGCCCGTGAGTTGAACCAGGCGTTGCTGAAGGGCAGCTCACGCGAGGAGGCGCAGCGGATCTTGAGTGAGGCAGCGGCGATCCTCGACCCCCGGAACCTGACTGTCAAGGACCTGCAGGGCGACAGCCTCGTGCTGCTGCTGCGTCCGATGGCCGTCGACCTGCTGCAGGCCGCCGGACTCACCAGCTCGGCCGCGGTCAAACGGCTTCCCGACCTCTAG